Proteins encoded within one genomic window of Gemmatimonadaceae bacterium:
- a CDS encoding helix-turn-helix transcriptional regulator codes for MRPIEFQILLTLAAGERHGYAIIADIEARSAGAIEVETGTLYRALQRLLERDLVRPMVPRPADPDGDERRRYYAITPAGRRAAGDEARRMAALVDSARAAQLLGGTP; via the coding sequence ATGCGACCCATCGAGTTCCAGATCCTGCTCACGCTGGCCGCCGGCGAGCGACATGGATACGCGATCATTGCCGACATCGAGGCGCGGAGCGCTGGGGCGATCGAGGTCGAGACCGGCACCCTGTACCGGGCGCTGCAACGCCTCCTGGAGCGTGACCTGGTCCGTCCGATGGTGCCGAGGCCGGCCGACCCGGACGGTGATGAACGGCGGCGGTACTACGCGATCACGCCGGCGGGTCGCCGGGCCGCCGGTGATGAAGCACGGCGCATGGCGGCGCTCGTCGATAGCGCTCGCGCCGCGCAGCTCCTCGGGGGCACGCCGTGA
- a CDS encoding ABC transporter permease, with product MTSQTVATWWDRAYRVALRAFPDDFRAQWGEDMQRAFDARVRAHRSAVGRVPVRLIARELGGVVRAGIAEHLHSNARQLRMVHAQDVRYAFRLLFRSPGFTLLTVLVLAGGLGLSTFTFSFLHTAMIRALPLGDGDRIVRIDGQVNGRRQPVDVVDVAALRTSLVTLTEVGGYSDRELVVGRDGDRRVVDATGAEPVLFSVARTPALFGRTLLPSDAEPGAEPVIVLSFRTWEVVFGADRALLDTRVAINGVSTRVVGIMPEGFGFPVASEAWVPLPDSLFRSTTPGLASVRLVGRLGSEVSHAAATAEVGPRLARALVARDTSLRAGAVGATVESFPAVQFGEERALVFALLNLLAALILLLALVNVTNLLLARANERIRETAVRLALGASGGRLVMQGMWETVLLCLAGGIVGTAGAAWGLAAITQWTRANMEGNLAFWWVWQVDHVTLLGAATFATLAIAILGSVVTMRVLRTNVREVMQDGSARSGSRSEGRLSRMLVTTQVATVTVLMFFGVMAGVMARRVVTIDPGFVTARLLQGALTPPEARYPGAAQRAALFRDAHARLGTHEAIEGVLFRRTMAARYSGDGAFALRDARRSGESPDASIVATLGAMKTLGIDVVEGREFTDGDDASRASIALVSRSLAAKYWPGRSPVGDQVRLGVVGDTTQWRTIVGVVSDVPYGNPLSRDRSPDALYIPLLQSGTTSTAMLMRYRTSEVAAREAMLQTLGALDPLLMPESVQPFTEVLQKTAMLATSVSKLFGACFAFALVLALVGTYGLMSRAIGLRRREIGVRRALGASDASVTRLLLTQGGRQLGIGTLIAAPILAAVGFGFTRFFPVSAWLTAAVGLGVSLAIVAAVLAATWVPARHVLRVTPRDALWSE from the coding sequence GTGACGAGCCAAACCGTCGCGACATGGTGGGACCGTGCCTACCGCGTCGCGCTCCGAGCGTTTCCCGACGACTTCCGCGCGCAGTGGGGTGAGGACATGCAGCGTGCGTTTGACGCTCGCGTGCGCGCGCACCGCTCGGCGGTGGGCCGCGTGCCGGTTCGCCTGATCGCACGCGAACTCGGGGGCGTCGTGCGCGCCGGGATCGCTGAACACCTCCACTCCAACGCCAGGCAACTCCGCATGGTCCACGCCCAGGATGTCCGCTATGCCTTCCGCCTCCTGTTCCGCAGCCCCGGCTTCACCCTGCTGACCGTCCTCGTGCTCGCCGGCGGCCTCGGGCTCAGCACGTTCACGTTCTCATTCCTGCACACGGCGATGATCCGCGCCTTGCCGTTAGGCGACGGCGACCGGATCGTGCGCATCGATGGCCAGGTGAACGGACGGCGGCAGCCAGTCGATGTGGTGGATGTGGCGGCGCTGCGCACCTCGCTCGTCACGCTCACGGAGGTTGGTGGCTACAGCGACCGGGAGCTGGTGGTCGGTCGTGACGGCGACCGTCGGGTGGTGGATGCGACCGGCGCGGAGCCCGTGTTGTTCTCGGTGGCGCGCACACCGGCGCTGTTTGGTCGCACGCTACTCCCCTCCGACGCCGAACCCGGCGCCGAGCCCGTGATCGTGCTCTCGTTTCGCACGTGGGAGGTTGTGTTCGGGGCCGACCGAGCGCTCCTCGATACGCGCGTCGCGATCAACGGCGTATCGACGCGGGTGGTCGGCATCATGCCGGAAGGCTTTGGTTTCCCGGTCGCATCAGAGGCGTGGGTGCCCCTCCCCGACAGCCTTTTTCGCAGTACCACTCCGGGGCTCGCATCGGTGCGTCTCGTTGGCCGGCTTGGGTCAGAGGTCTCGCACGCCGCGGCCACCGCGGAGGTTGGCCCCCGACTCGCCCGCGCGCTCGTGGCGCGGGACACGTCGCTCCGCGCCGGCGCGGTAGGGGCGACTGTCGAGTCGTTCCCGGCCGTGCAGTTCGGTGAAGAACGCGCGCTGGTGTTTGCCTTGCTCAACCTGCTCGCCGCGCTGATCCTGCTGCTGGCGCTGGTGAACGTGACCAATCTGCTGCTCGCGCGCGCGAACGAACGGATCCGCGAGACGGCCGTGCGCCTCGCGCTGGGCGCGTCGGGTGGGCGACTGGTGATGCAGGGGATGTGGGAAACGGTGCTGCTGTGCCTGGCCGGCGGGATCGTCGGGACGGCGGGCGCCGCGTGGGGGCTGGCCGCGATCACGCAGTGGACCCGTGCGAACATGGAAGGCAACCTCGCCTTCTGGTGGGTGTGGCAGGTGGACCACGTCACACTCCTCGGCGCGGCGACCTTTGCCACGTTGGCCATCGCCATCCTCGGCAGCGTGGTCACCATGCGCGTCCTCCGCACCAACGTGCGAGAGGTGATGCAGGACGGGAGCGCACGATCCGGCTCCCGCAGCGAAGGTCGGCTGTCCCGCATGCTCGTCACCACGCAGGTCGCGACCGTCACCGTGTTGATGTTCTTCGGCGTCATGGCCGGAGTGATGGCGCGTCGGGTGGTCACGATCGATCCGGGATTCGTCACCGCGAGACTGCTGCAGGGCGCCCTGACGCCCCCCGAAGCCCGCTATCCGGGCGCCGCTCAGCGCGCCGCGCTGTTCCGCGACGCGCATGCGCGTCTGGGGACGCACGAGGCAATCGAGGGCGTCCTCTTTCGGCGGACCATGGCGGCGCGCTACAGCGGAGACGGCGCGTTTGCCCTGCGCGATGCACGTCGGTCGGGCGAGTCTCCCGATGCGAGCATCGTCGCCACCCTCGGCGCCATGAAGACGCTGGGCATCGACGTCGTCGAAGGGCGTGAGTTCACCGATGGCGATGACGCGTCGCGGGCGAGCATCGCGCTGGTGAGCCGTTCACTCGCGGCGAAGTACTGGCCGGGCCGATCGCCGGTCGGCGACCAGGTGCGGCTTGGCGTCGTTGGAGACACCACCCAGTGGCGCACCATCGTCGGCGTCGTGAGCGACGTGCCGTACGGCAACCCGCTTTCGCGCGACCGGAGCCCCGATGCGCTCTACATCCCGTTGCTGCAATCGGGCACGACGAGTACCGCGATGCTGATGCGCTACCGGACCAGCGAGGTGGCGGCCCGCGAGGCCATGCTGCAGACGTTGGGCGCACTCGATCCCCTGCTGATGCCGGAGAGCGTGCAGCCGTTCACCGAGGTGCTGCAAAAGACGGCGATGCTGGCGACCTCGGTCTCGAAGCTCTTCGGCGCCTGCTTCGCCTTCGCGCTCGTTCTTGCGCTGGTGGGCACCTACGGCCTGATGTCGCGTGCGATCGGGCTTCGTCGACGCGAAATCGGCGTCCGACGCGCGCTCGGCGCCTCCGACGCCAGCGTCACGCGCCTCCTCCTGACGCAGGGCGGTCGGCAGCTGGGCATCGGTACCCTCATCGCTGCGCCGATCCTCGCGGCGGTGGGTTTCGGTTTCACGCGGTTCTTTCCGGTGAGTGCCTGGCTGACCGCGGCGGTCGGCCTCGGTGTGTCGCTGGCGATCGTAGCGGCCGTGCTCGCTGCGACCTGGGTTCCGGCGCGTCACGTCCTCCGTGTCACGCCTCGCGACGCCCTGTGGAGTGAATAG
- a CDS encoding DUF937 domain-containing protein, which produces MSLVELLTDSGGVQSLARELGLTESQAALGASALLPAILGGFKKQAQAGGLGGLGGLLGKLGGGSLLDEVLSRKPTDIGRGNEVLGAIFGSKDVSRAVAESASARSRLDPSVLKKMLPLLAMIVSGYMAKESAPPQTAHIGGFLGELLGGGAPPKAGGGLAGLASMLDMDRDGNPLDDIMGMVRDGQR; this is translated from the coding sequence ATGTCATTGGTCGAACTGCTTACCGATTCCGGCGGAGTCCAGTCTCTGGCGCGCGAACTTGGCCTCACCGAGTCTCAGGCCGCGTTGGGTGCCTCCGCACTGCTGCCGGCCATTCTCGGCGGCTTCAAGAAGCAGGCGCAGGCCGGCGGGCTCGGCGGCCTTGGTGGGCTGCTCGGCAAGCTGGGCGGCGGCAGCCTGCTCGACGAGGTTCTTTCGCGGAAGCCGACGGACATCGGACGCGGCAATGAGGTCCTCGGCGCCATCTTCGGCTCAAAAGACGTGAGCCGCGCCGTGGCAGAGAGCGCGTCTGCACGGTCGCGACTCGACCCCAGCGTGCTCAAGAAAATGCTGCCGTTGCTCGCGATGATCGTATCCGGCTACATGGCAAAGGAGAGTGCACCACCCCAGACGGCTCACATCGGCGGATTCCTCGGCGAACTGCTTGGCGGCGGCGCTCCGCCGAAGGCTGGAGGCGGGCTTGCTGGCCTGGCGTCCATGCTGGATATGGATCGAGACGGGAACCCGCTCGACGACATCATGGGTATGGTCAGGGACGGCCAGCGATAG
- a CDS encoding MFS transporter, translated as MSAVLSIRVRHVAWIAAAAALAACVVAPLKLSRDDSGSVLSGLSLDAPDPSLKGSLGVKRLYYGSGTDRRRAEFRDSVTIRTATVDGTKFASAPDPQQAKIRKDFWGFDFSRLPVNGRVWYPDGAGPYPLVLIVHGNHNMAEFSDPGYGYLGELLASRGFILASVDENFLNGFMRGENDARGWMLLKHLQAWKRFNDSAGSPLQGRVDMHNIALMGHSRGGEAVAVAGMFNRLRHYPDDGNTTFDFNFDIKSLVAIAPVDGQYRPMEKGTPLADYNYLLMHGSHDGDVSSFSGLTQYERIRYTGKGDYFKSAFYVYRANHGQWNTVWGSTDGGPRSRRSLDLRGFMTQAEQRRFAEVVISAFLEATLKGKQEYLPLFRDHRTAGRWLPKTMYVTRFQDSRFTPVADFEDDVDVTTGGPGVTLAGDSLATWKESLVPFRNRGSNMQHNAVTLAWNNRIAGDDTTRRGRPAAFGLTLGDSVRRALALDPGTSLVFSMAPLEGTPGRRQPARDTTRKADSTSKRAPARRPPTPKATPDTTPMDLSVVAVDADGRSARVALSTYGPVRRPLEAFVYRRAGRDKQRFSTTYEVVLQTFTIPLADFERAAPGFDPSRLVTVRWLFDRTEAGTVLLDNIGFSHMRPEFFTSAPGEAGR; from the coding sequence GTGTCTGCCGTGCTCTCCATTCGTGTTCGCCACGTCGCGTGGATTGCGGCCGCCGCCGCGTTGGCGGCCTGCGTCGTGGCGCCGCTCAAGCTCTCCAGGGACGACAGCGGGAGCGTGCTCTCCGGGCTGTCGCTCGACGCGCCGGATCCGTCGCTCAAGGGTTCGCTCGGCGTGAAGCGCCTGTATTACGGCAGCGGGACCGATCGTCGGCGCGCCGAGTTTCGCGATTCCGTCACCATCAGGACCGCAACCGTCGACGGGACGAAGTTTGCCTCCGCCCCAGATCCGCAGCAGGCAAAGATCCGAAAGGACTTCTGGGGCTTCGACTTCTCCAGGCTGCCGGTCAATGGGCGCGTCTGGTATCCCGATGGTGCGGGGCCATATCCGCTCGTGCTGATCGTGCACGGCAACCACAACATGGCCGAGTTCTCGGATCCGGGTTACGGCTACCTGGGCGAGCTGCTCGCGTCGCGCGGCTTCATCCTCGCGTCGGTCGACGAGAACTTCCTGAACGGGTTCATGCGCGGGGAGAACGACGCGCGCGGTTGGATGCTCCTCAAGCACCTGCAGGCGTGGAAGCGGTTCAACGACTCGGCGGGATCGCCGCTGCAGGGGCGGGTGGACATGCACAACATCGCGCTCATGGGGCACTCCCGCGGCGGCGAGGCTGTCGCGGTCGCGGGGATGTTCAATCGACTGCGGCACTATCCCGATGACGGCAACACGACCTTCGACTTCAACTTCGACATCAAGTCGCTGGTGGCGATTGCGCCGGTCGATGGCCAGTACCGACCGATGGAGAAGGGGACGCCGCTCGCCGACTACAACTACCTGCTGATGCACGGGTCGCACGACGGCGACGTGTCCAGCTTTTCCGGCCTCACGCAGTACGAGCGGATCCGCTACACGGGAAAGGGCGACTACTTCAAGTCCGCGTTCTATGTCTACAGGGCGAACCACGGCCAGTGGAACACCGTGTGGGGCAGCACCGATGGGGGCCCTCGATCGCGCCGCTCGCTGGACCTTCGCGGATTCATGACCCAGGCGGAACAGCGTCGATTTGCCGAAGTCGTGATCTCGGCCTTCCTCGAGGCGACGCTCAAGGGAAAGCAGGAGTACCTGCCGCTCTTCCGCGACCACCGCACCGCGGGCCGCTGGCTTCCGAAGACGATGTATGTCACGCGTTTCCAGGACAGCCGGTTTACGCCCGTGGCGGACTTCGAGGACGATGTAGACGTGACGACCGGCGGCCCTGGTGTGACGCTCGCCGGCGACTCGCTGGCCACGTGGAAGGAGAGCCTGGTCCCCTTCCGCAATCGCGGCAGCAACATGCAGCACAACGCCGTGACGCTCGCCTGGAACAACCGGATCGCCGGCGACGATACCACGAGGCGCGGTCGACCGGCCGCGTTCGGTCTCACGTTAGGCGACTCGGTGCGTCGGGCCCTGGCGCTCGACCCCGGAACCTCGCTCGTGTTCTCGATGGCGCCGTTGGAGGGCACACCGGGACGGCGACAACCGGCGCGCGACACCACCAGGAAGGCCGACTCCACCTCGAAGCGCGCGCCGGCGCGACGGCCCCCGACGCCCAAGGCGACACCGGACACCACGCCGATGGATCTCAGCGTCGTGGCGGTGGACGCCGATGGTCGTTCGGCCCGGGTCGCCCTGTCCACCTACGGCCCCGTGCGGCGTCCATTGGAGGCGTTCGTCTACCGACGCGCGGGGCGCGACAAGCAGCGTTTTTCAACGACGTATGAAGTGGTCCTGCAGACGTTCACCATTCCGCTCGCGGACTTCGAGCGTGCCGCGCCGGGCTTTGACCCGTCGCGCCTCGTGACCGTGCGATGGCTCTTCGACCGGACCGAGGCCGGCACCGTGCTGCTCGACAACATCGGATTCTCCCACATGCGCCCCGAGTTCTTCACGAGCGCGCCCGGGGAGGCCGGCCGATGA
- a CDS encoding MFS transporter: MTDSLIAVAQRRTLRLLFVTQIISGVGVAIGASVGALLAADLVGTGASGLAQSSVVVGAALLALPATAIVQRRGRRPSLASTYLVAAIGSVVVVAAAMRSSAALLFPGFFLFGAATTANMQARYAAVDLAPPALRGRHLSLIVWATTLGAVAGPNLTAFAGAALSGRGVPTLAGPFALSAVLFVIAAVVISLVMHPDPAVLARQAALGDAVPPAPRRVGLRAAFGVVSSHSTARLGMIAVAVGHLIMVGVMAMTPVHIRGGGHGPTDTLRIVGIVLSFHIAGMYAFSPIVGWMTDRVGGRRVILAGLLFLIGACALAGTAGHDTTRLAAGLMLLGLGWSSTMVAGSTLLSASVPVEMRASAQGLSDFSMGIAGATAGALSGVIVGTWSYAALAFVAALSAVPFLVAVARPARS; this comes from the coding sequence GTGACGGACTCGCTCATTGCCGTGGCGCAGCGTCGCACGCTGCGCCTCCTGTTTGTCACGCAGATCATCAGCGGGGTCGGGGTGGCCATCGGTGCCAGCGTCGGCGCCCTGCTCGCCGCCGACCTCGTGGGGACGGGCGCCTCGGGCCTTGCCCAGAGCAGCGTGGTGGTTGGCGCGGCGCTGCTCGCGTTGCCGGCCACCGCGATCGTGCAGCGGCGCGGTCGTCGCCCGAGCCTCGCCTCGACCTATCTGGTGGCCGCGATCGGTTCCGTGGTCGTCGTCGCGGCCGCGATGCGCAGTTCCGCGGCCCTGCTATTTCCCGGCTTCTTCCTCTTTGGCGCCGCGACAACCGCGAACATGCAGGCGCGCTATGCGGCGGTCGACCTGGCGCCACCGGCGCTGCGTGGTCGGCACCTGTCGCTGATCGTGTGGGCGACCACGCTGGGGGCCGTGGCGGGCCCCAACCTCACCGCCTTTGCCGGTGCTGCGCTCAGCGGGCGCGGCGTTCCCACGCTCGCCGGCCCGTTTGCGCTTTCGGCCGTGCTCTTCGTGATCGCGGCCGTGGTGATCTCGCTCGTCATGCACCCTGACCCGGCGGTGCTCGCCCGCCAGGCGGCGCTGGGCGACGCGGTCCCTCCCGCGCCGCGTCGCGTCGGGCTGCGCGCCGCATTCGGCGTGGTGTCGTCGCACTCGACGGCCAGGCTCGGGATGATCGCGGTCGCCGTCGGCCACCTCATCATGGTGGGCGTGATGGCCATGACCCCGGTGCATATCCGCGGTGGCGGCCATGGGCCAACCGACACGCTGCGCATCGTTGGGATCGTGTTGAGCTTCCACATCGCCGGCATGTACGCGTTCTCCCCGATCGTTGGCTGGATGACCGATCGCGTGGGCGGTCGCCGGGTGATCCTCGCCGGGCTCCTGTTCCTCATCGGGGCGTGTGCCCTGGCCGGAACAGCGGGCCACGATACCACGCGGCTCGCCGCCGGACTCATGCTCCTTGGCCTCGGGTGGTCGTCGACGATGGTGGCGGGCTCCACACTCCTCAGTGCCTCGGTCCCGGTGGAGATGCGGGCCTCGGCGCAGGGCCTGTCGGACTTCAGCATGGGCATCGCCGGCGCCACGGCGGGCGCGCTCTCCGGCGTCATCGTCGGCACCTGGAGCTATGCCGCGCTCGCGTTCGTTGCTGCCCTGTCCGCCGTGCCGTTTCTCGTGGCCGTGGCACGACCAGCGCGAAGCTGA
- a CDS encoding DUF2911 domain-containing protein — MRRLPVLPIALLLLAAPAAAQDGTLVYRLGRDTVAVEQFTRTPTRFHGDMVTRGGAAVVRTQYVLTVANGRVTAATVRRTAADGSALPNTPLEYRFAFRGDSATRTLVFADSQVSRTFAAPNAFPALPIFVYAPLELLRARTPHDSVPSIALAGNGVGYLGIEAFRGDTVRLRGAPYAMSLVFDGRGGLIGLSGAYTTNKAIAQRTTGRIDMDALARRMRPTGVLSPRQVAQASITQAPIMISYGSPAVRGRTVWGGALIPMDSIWRTGANEATLLATSRPIQLGGLHVPAGLYSLWTQLTPSGAVLIVNSQTGQWGTQYDASHDLGRAPLELSPTDAFVEDLTITIRPLNGARGVIELAWGDRKASVGFQVLAR, encoded by the coding sequence ATGCGCCGACTCCCCGTTCTTCCAATTGCTCTGCTGCTGCTCGCTGCTCCGGCCGCCGCCCAGGACGGGACGCTCGTATACCGCCTGGGGCGTGACACCGTCGCGGTGGAGCAATTCACCCGCACGCCGACCCGCTTTCACGGCGACATGGTGACGCGCGGCGGGGCCGCGGTTGTGCGGACGCAGTATGTGCTGACGGTGGCAAACGGCCGCGTGACGGCCGCGACGGTGCGCCGCACGGCAGCTGATGGCAGCGCGCTGCCAAACACGCCGCTGGAGTACCGGTTTGCCTTCCGGGGCGACTCGGCCACTCGGACCCTGGTGTTCGCCGACAGCCAGGTCTCGCGGACCTTCGCCGCGCCCAATGCCTTTCCGGCGCTGCCGATCTTTGTCTATGCTCCGCTGGAACTGCTGCGAGCGCGCACCCCTCATGATTCGGTTCCGTCGATCGCGCTCGCCGGCAACGGCGTTGGGTACCTCGGGATCGAGGCCTTTCGTGGCGACACGGTCCGCCTGCGCGGCGCACCCTACGCCATGTCGCTGGTGTTTGATGGGCGGGGAGGGTTGATCGGCCTCAGCGGGGCGTACACGACGAACAAGGCCATCGCGCAGCGCACGACGGGTCGGATCGACATGGACGCGCTGGCCCGACGCATGCGACCCACCGGCGTGCTGTCACCGCGACAGGTGGCGCAGGCGTCCATCACGCAGGCGCCCATCATGATCAGCTACGGGAGCCCGGCGGTCCGCGGGCGAACGGTGTGGGGCGGGGCCCTGATCCCGATGGACTCCATCTGGCGCACCGGAGCCAACGAGGCGACGCTGCTGGCCACCTCGCGTCCGATCCAGCTCGGTGGGTTGCATGTGCCCGCGGGCCTCTACTCGCTGTGGACGCAGCTCACGCCCAGCGGCGCCGTCCTCATCGTGAACAGCCAAACCGGGCAGTGGGGCACGCAGTACGATGCGTCGCACGATCTGGGACGCGCACCGCTCGAGCTCTCGCCGACCGACGCCTTCGTCGAGGACCTCACCATCACGATCCGTCCCTTGAACGGGGCGCGGGGCGTCATCGAGCTGGCGTGGGGCGACCGCAAGGCCAGCGTCGGGTTCCAGGTGCTGGCACGTTAG
- the thrS gene encoding threonine--tRNA ligase, producing MLVLTLPDGSTREVAPGTPARDVVASIGERLLKAAIAVTVNGEILDLGTPLRAAGPFRVLTDRDADSLAVLRHSGAHILATAVRRLRPDAKIGFGPAIEDGFYYDFEVDRPFTPEDLEGFEAEMKKVVAEKYPFVREEIDRAEALRRFADDPLKLERIADLGADEVISTYTDGPFIDLCRGPHVPDTSYLRHFKLLHTAGAYWRGDEKRQMLQRIYATAWWKKEDLDAYIFRIEEAKRRDHRVLGRSLDLFLFSQVSPGAAFWTERGTILYNTITEFVRERQREAFQEIRTPLLYNKLLWEQSGHWGKYRENMFLVLNKETGEHDSSLKPMNCPSHYILYNTKKHSYRELPLRYVTFDVLHRNELTGALSGLTRVRQFAQDDCHVFLMESQIAQEVQFLMDFILGYYDAFGLTATLKFATRPEVRIGEDAMWDRAEAALESALRATGKPYEHKPGDGAFYGPKIDFDVQDSLGRAWQLGTIQLDYAAPERFDLQYVGEDNTSHRPVVIHRAVSGSIERFIAILIEHFAGAFPVWLAPEQVRVLPISDDLATTAQEITSRMKAAGIRAHLDARSDTLNYRIREGELMKVPYMAVVGKREAESGTIAVRERGQGRKQEVIGVDAFVARVSEEIRTRALPPVATGQPTS from the coding sequence ATGCTTGTCCTGACGCTCCCCGACGGCTCCACTCGCGAAGTCGCACCCGGCACGCCAGCCCGTGACGTCGTCGCCTCCATCGGCGAACGGCTGCTCAAGGCCGCCATCGCTGTGACCGTGAACGGGGAGATCCTCGACCTCGGGACGCCGCTGCGCGCCGCCGGTCCCTTTCGCGTGCTGACCGACCGTGACGCGGACTCGCTCGCGGTCCTGCGACACTCCGGCGCCCACATCCTCGCGACCGCCGTGCGCCGCTTGCGGCCGGACGCAAAGATCGGCTTCGGTCCCGCCATCGAAGATGGCTTCTACTACGACTTCGAAGTGGACCGGCCCTTCACTCCGGAGGATCTCGAGGGGTTCGAGGCGGAGATGAAGAAGGTGGTCGCGGAGAAGTACCCGTTCGTGCGTGAAGAGATCGATCGGGCCGAGGCCCTGCGGCGCTTTGCCGACGACCCGCTCAAGCTCGAGCGCATCGCCGACCTCGGCGCCGACGAGGTGATCTCGACGTATACCGATGGCCCGTTCATCGATCTCTGTCGCGGGCCGCACGTTCCCGACACGTCCTATCTCCGGCACTTCAAGCTCCTGCATACGGCCGGTGCGTACTGGCGCGGCGACGAAAAGCGCCAGATGCTGCAGCGCATCTATGCGACCGCGTGGTGGAAGAAGGAGGATCTCGACGCGTACATCTTCCGCATCGAGGAGGCGAAGCGACGCGACCATCGGGTGCTCGGTCGATCGCTCGACCTGTTCCTCTTCTCGCAGGTCTCGCCGGGCGCCGCGTTCTGGACCGAGCGCGGCACGATTCTCTACAACACGATCACCGAGTTCGTTCGCGAGCGACAGCGCGAGGCGTTTCAGGAGATTCGCACGCCGCTGTTGTACAACAAGCTGCTCTGGGAGCAGTCCGGGCACTGGGGGAAGTATCGCGAGAACATGTTCCTGGTCCTCAACAAGGAAACCGGGGAGCACGACAGTTCACTCAAGCCGATGAACTGTCCCTCGCACTACATCCTCTACAACACGAAGAAGCACTCGTACCGCGAACTGCCCCTGCGATACGTGACGTTCGACGTGCTGCACCGGAACGAACTCACGGGTGCGCTCTCCGGGCTGACGCGCGTTCGGCAGTTTGCGCAGGACGACTGCCACGTCTTCCTCATGGAGAGCCAGATCGCCCAGGAAGTGCAGTTCCTGATGGACTTCATCCTCGGGTACTACGATGCGTTTGGCCTGACGGCGACGCTCAAGTTCGCCACGAGGCCCGAGGTGCGGATCGGCGAAGACGCCATGTGGGACCGCGCCGAGGCGGCGCTTGAGTCGGCACTCAGGGCAACCGGCAAGCCATATGAGCACAAGCCCGGCGACGGCGCCTTCTACGGACCCAAGATCGACTTCGACGTGCAGGACTCGCTGGGACGCGCCTGGCAGCTTGGCACGATCCAGCTCGACTACGCCGCGCCTGAACGCTTTGACCTGCAATACGTCGGCGAGGACAACACGTCGCATCGGCCCGTGGTGATTCACCGCGCGGTGAGCGGATCGATCGAGCGGTTCATCGCGATTCTCATCGAGCATTTCGCCGGAGCGTTCCCGGTGTGGCTCGCGCCGGAGCAGGTGCGCGTGTTGCCGATCTCCGACGACCTCGCGACCACGGCGCAGGAGATCACGAGCCGCATGAAGGCGGCAGGGATCCGTGCGCACCTCGATGCCCGGAGCGACACGCTCAACTACCGCATCCGCGAAGGGGAACTGATGAAGGTTCCGTACATGGCGGTCGTCGGGAAGCGCGAGGCCGAGTCCGGGACCATCGCCGTGCGCGAACGCGGGCAGGGCCGCAAGCAGGAGGTCATCGGCGTCGATGCGTTCGTCGCGCGGGTGAGCGAGGAGATTCGCACGCGCGCTCTCCCGCCGGTCGCCACGGGCCAACCAACGTCGTGA